In Pseudomonas fluorescens NCIMB 11764, a single window of DNA contains:
- a CDS encoding DUF72 domain-containing protein codes for MAGIHIGISGWRYTPWRGDFYPKGLTQKRELQFASRSVNSIEINGSFYALQRPERYAQWYDETPADFVFSIKAPRFITHIKRLRDVHKPLANFFASGVLELKEKLGPVLWQFPPSFKFDAELFDHFLEQLPRNTEQAATLARQHDSHVNGHASMKAYKKKPLRHAVEIRNDTFIDPAFVRLLKRHNVALVIADTAGKWPYREDITSDFVYLRLHGAEELYASGYTPEALERWAARIEAWNHGRQPSDAHLIAPRQKPKARKSREVFCYFDNDIKVRAPFDARRLLEHFHLDKNLATAPGEPDAEGVLP; via the coding sequence ATGGCGGGGATTCACATTGGTATTTCAGGCTGGCGCTACACACCCTGGAGGGGGGATTTCTACCCGAAGGGGCTGACCCAGAAGCGCGAATTGCAGTTCGCGTCACGGTCGGTCAACAGCATCGAAATCAATGGATCGTTTTACGCCCTGCAACGGCCCGAACGGTACGCCCAGTGGTACGACGAAACCCCGGCAGACTTCGTCTTCAGTATCAAAGCCCCGCGGTTCATCACCCACATCAAACGCCTTCGAGATGTCCATAAACCCTTGGCGAATTTCTTTGCCTCCGGGGTACTGGAACTCAAGGAAAAACTCGGTCCTGTCCTCTGGCAATTCCCGCCCAGTTTCAAATTCGACGCTGAGCTGTTCGACCACTTTCTCGAGCAATTGCCCCGCAACACCGAACAGGCCGCCACCCTCGCCCGCCAGCACGATTCACACGTGAACGGTCACGCCAGCATGAAGGCGTATAAGAAAAAGCCGCTGCGTCATGCCGTCGAGATCAGAAACGACACCTTCATCGACCCGGCGTTTGTCCGCCTGCTCAAACGCCACAACGTCGCCTTGGTCATTGCTGACACCGCCGGTAAATGGCCGTATCGCGAAGACATCACCAGCGACTTCGTGTACCTGCGCCTGCACGGCGCCGAAGAACTCTATGCCAGCGGTTACACCCCCGAAGCGCTGGAACGCTGGGCCGCGCGGATCGAGGCCTGGAACCACGGCCGACAACCCTCCGACGCGCATCTGATCGCACCACGGCAAAAACCCAAGGCACGCAAATCCCGGGAAGTGTTTTGCTATTTCGACAATGACATCAAAGTCCGCGCGCCCTTCGATGCCCGCCGTTTGCTCGAACATTTTCATCTCGACAAGAACCTCGCCACCGCCCCCGGCGAGCCGGATGCCGAAGGGGTGCTGCCATGA